CGGACTCCTGGTCCAGGCTGCCATCGTCGAGGATGTCCACCTCGATGCCGGTCAGGATCCGCATCGGCGCGAACCGATCCTGCAAGCCTTCGATCACTTCGAGCTGCTCACGCAGCCGCTGCGGCGATAGACCGTTAGCGATCGTCAACCGCGGCGAATGGTCGGTGAGCGCGCAGTACTCGTGCCCCAACGCTGCGGCGGTAGCCATCATCTCCTCGATCGGGGCCGACCCGTCCGACCAGTTCGAGTGCAGATGCAGATCCCCTCGCAGCGCCGCACGGATTGCGCCCCCACCGAGATCCTTCGCCGCCGAACGCAATTCGGTCAACTGATCAGGTTCCTGCCCCGCCCAGGCCTGCGCGATCACCTTCGCGGTCTTGGGTCCGATCCCTGGAATCGACTGCCAGCTGTTGGCCTGTCCATGCTTTTCCCGGGACGCCTCGTCGAGGCGTTCGACGATGTCGGCGGCGTTGCGGTAGGCCATCACCCGCCGGGAGTCCTGCCGGTCCCGGTCTTTGTAATAGGCGATCTGACGCAGCGCGTCGACGGGGTCCATCAGAGCAGCTGGCCCTTCACGAATCCGGCCAGCACCACCGCGAATCCACCCACCTCACACAGAATGAGCAACGCCATGAAGAACTCGGTGCCGCGCACCGGCGGATCGAATTGATTCTCGGTGTCGCGGCGTGCGCCGTGCACGATGTAACCGACGATCGCGCCGACGAAGAAGAACACCGCGGCGGCCGTCGCCGCCAGGTTCACCCACGCCGGCCAGGCGCTGAGCTCGACGAATACCGCGAACAGCGCCGTCGCGAACGCATACAGCAGTGCCGCCCGGTGGGCGATGTCAACGTAGATGTGCGCACGATGGTCGTCGGCGACCATGATCTGCCGGTACTTCCAGACCCCGAGTCCCAGAGCCAGCAGGAAGATCAGCCCGGCCGCCAGCAGAGTGAGTTTGGTGTCGATTCCGATTGCCATCGTTCCCTCGAGTCTAGTTGCGCGACTACGGTCGAAATCATGCGATTCGCCTTCAAGACTCCACCACAGAACACCACCTGGGCCGACATGCTGGCTGTTTGGCAGGCCGCCGACGACATCGACGTCTTCGAGTCCGGGTGGACCTTCGACCACTTCTATCCGATCTTCAGCGACTCCACCGGCCCGTGTCTGGAGGGCTGGACCACGCTGACCGCGCTGGCCCAAGCGACGAGAAGGCTGCGCCTGGGCACCCTGGTCACCGGCATCCATTACCGGCATCCGGCGGTGCTGGCCAATATGGCCGCCACGCTGGACATCATCTCTAACGGCAGACTCGAGCTGGGCATCGGCGCCGGCTGGAACGAGGAAGAATCCGGCGCCTACGGCATCGAACTGGGCAGCATCCGGGACCGCTTCGACCGGTTCGAGGAGGCCTGCCAGGTGTTGATCGGGCTACTCAGCCAAGAGACGACCACCCTCGACGGCAAGTTTTACCAACTCAAGGCCGCCCGCAACGAACCGAAGGGCCCGCAGCGACCGCACCCGCCGATCGCGATCGGCGGCAGCGGCGAAAAGCGCACGCTGCCGATTACCGCGCGGTATGCGCAGCACTGGAATTTCGTCGGCGGCACACCCGAGGAGTTTGCGCGCAAGCGCGACGTGCTGCATGCGAGCTGTGCGGACATCGGGCGCGACCCGAAAGAGATCACGTTGTCGTCCCACCTGGGCCTGGGACCGGATAGGAACTATTCGCAAGTAATGGAGACGGCGGCCGCGCTCGGGGCCGAGGGGTTGGACTTGGGCATCATCTATCTCGCGCCTCCGCACGACCCGGCTGTGCTGGAGCCGTTGGCCGAGGCGATTCGGGATTCCGGTCTTTCTGGTTGAAGCGGCGTGCGGTCCGTTGAGGTGGCTTGAGGCAGAATTGTCGCTTTCCAGAAGGCTCCAGCGGGCGTGGCCCGCGAGCGGTCAGCGACGTCCGGATCGGCGCTGAGCAAACTTGTGCTATGCAGCAGCCAGGTCTCCGAAGAATTAGACGGCGAACCGCATCAGGTCTTCGGCCGTGACCAGCCGCTCGTTCTTGGCGGGAAACTCACGACTCTTCACCGGGTGCCGAACCAATGACCAGGCGATTCGGCCCATGCGGGTGCGGGGTACTGGGTTCATGTGCACAGTGATCACTCCTAGCGATCGGTTCGCGATCGATGTCTAAACCGGGCCTCCAGGCGACTCTGCTGCACCTTTGATGTGACGAAGCCCACAGGCAGCAATTAGACACCCGTGCGCTGGCAAACTGCGGACGGCGCGCCGAAGCGATATCAAATGTTTCAGATGTGACTTGTGTGGTTACGTGAGCGGGGCCGCCGTCGGCTTGATCGGAGCCGGCAATGCGGTAGATCCCATCAGGAACCGGTCCACTCCCGCGGCCGCGGCACGACCCTCGGCGATGGCCCACACGATCAAGGACTGCCCGCGCCCCATGTCTCCGGCGACGAATACACCGGGGACTGAAGTGTCGAAGTCGTCGCCGCGGGCAACGTTGCCGCGCTCGGTGAGCTTGACCCCGAGGTCGGTGAGCAGCCCGGCCTTCTCCGGCCCGACGAAGCCCATCGCCAGCAACACCAAATCGGCCGCCAGCTCGAAGTCGGAGCCCTCGACCTTAACGAACTTGCCGTCCTGCATGGTCACCTCATGCGCCTTGAGCGCCGTGACGTGGCCGTCCTCACCGGTGAACTGTTCGGTGTTCACCGAGAAGACCCGCTCGCCGCCCTCTTCGTGTGCCGACGAAACCCGGTACATCAACGGATAAGTCGGCCACGGCGTCGAGTCGGCGCGGGTCTCCGGTGGACGGGGCATGATCTCGAACTGGTGGATGCTCGCCGCGCCCTGACGATGCGCGG
The nucleotide sequence above comes from Mycobacterium vicinigordonae. Encoded proteins:
- a CDS encoding PHP domain-containing protein, encoding MDPVDALRQIAYYKDRDRQDSRRVMAYRNAADIVERLDEASREKHGQANSWQSIPGIGPKTAKVIAQAWAGQEPDQLTELRSAAKDLGGGAIRAALRGDLHLHSNWSDGSAPIEEMMATAAALGHEYCALTDHSPRLTIANGLSPQRLREQLEVIEGLQDRFAPMRILTGIEVDILDDGSLDQESELLDRLDIVVASVHSKLSMDAAAMTRRMLRAVSDGQADVLGHCTGRLVSGGRGIRPESKFDAEQVFTACRDHGTAVEINSRPERRDPPTRLLELARDIGCVFSIDTDAHAPGQLDFLGYGAQRALDAGIEVDRIVNTWPAEKLLEWAGS
- a CDS encoding LLM class F420-dependent oxidoreductase: MRFAFKTPPQNTTWADMLAVWQAADDIDVFESGWTFDHFYPIFSDSTGPCLEGWTTLTALAQATRRLRLGTLVTGIHYRHPAVLANMAATLDIISNGRLELGIGAGWNEEESGAYGIELGSIRDRFDRFEEACQVLIGLLSQETTTLDGKFYQLKAARNEPKGPQRPHPPIAIGGSGEKRTLPITARYAQHWNFVGGTPEEFARKRDVLHASCADIGRDPKEITLSSHLGLGPDRNYSQVMETAAALGAEGLDLGIIYLAPPHDPAVLEPLAEAIRDSGLSG